One window of the Archangium primigenium genome contains the following:
- a CDS encoding enoyl-CoA hydratase/isomerase family protein, with protein MTDVLLETRGPLGLVTLNRPKALNALDLGMIRALAPALEDWAARPEVRAVVVRGAGGRAFCAGGDVRAVATAVAQDTREPGGEPFARAFFREEYALNQRIHHFPKPYVALVDGICMGGGLGLSRHGSHRVVTERLVLAMPETGIGLFPDVGGGWFLPRFPGEAGTYLGLTGERASAADAVWLGYATAHVPHERLEALGEALGAADWSQGSAHDVATRVIEGFATAAGESALRVRAAEIDRCFAGGRMEEILAALEAEGTPWAEATRATLGRMCPTSLKVTLRQLRLGRALPYDAMKDVEFRLSQHCTARPDFREGIRAVLVDKDQKPRWSPSTLAEVSDADVDACFAPVSL; from the coding sequence ATGACGGACGTGCTGCTGGAGACGCGGGGCCCCTTGGGGCTGGTGACGCTCAACCGCCCCAAGGCGCTCAACGCGCTGGACCTGGGGATGATCCGCGCCCTGGCCCCGGCGCTGGAGGACTGGGCGGCGCGGCCCGAGGTGCGCGCCGTGGTGGTGCGGGGCGCGGGTGGGCGGGCCTTCTGCGCGGGCGGCGACGTGCGCGCGGTGGCCACCGCCGTGGCCCAGGATACCCGGGAGCCGGGCGGCGAGCCCTTCGCGCGGGCCTTCTTCCGCGAGGAGTACGCGCTCAACCAGCGCATCCACCACTTTCCCAAGCCCTACGTGGCCCTGGTGGACGGCATCTGCATGGGCGGAGGGCTGGGACTGTCCCGGCACGGCTCACACCGCGTCGTCACCGAGCGGCTGGTGCTCGCCATGCCGGAGACGGGCATCGGCTTGTTCCCGGACGTGGGCGGCGGCTGGTTCCTGCCGCGCTTTCCCGGCGAGGCGGGCACGTACCTGGGCCTCACCGGCGAGCGGGCGAGTGCTGCGGACGCCGTCTGGCTCGGGTACGCCACGGCGCACGTGCCGCACGAGCGGCTGGAGGCGCTGGGGGAGGCGCTCGGCGCGGCGGACTGGAGCCAGGGGTCGGCGCATGACGTGGCCACGCGGGTGATTGAAGGGTTCGCCACGGCGGCCGGCGAGTCGGCCCTGCGGGTGCGGGCGGCGGAGATCGACCGGTGTTTCGCGGGCGGGCGGATGGAGGAGATTCTCGCGGCGCTGGAGGCGGAGGGCACGCCGTGGGCCGAGGCCACGCGGGCCACGCTCGGGCGGATGTGCCCCACGAGCCTCAAGGTGACGCTGCGCCAGCTGAGGCTCGGGCGGGCGCTGCCCTATGACGCGATGAAGGACGTGGAGTTCCGCCTGAGCCAGCACTGCACGGCGCGGCCGGACTTCCGCGAGGGCATCCGCGCGGTGCTGGTGGACAAGGATCAGAAGCCCCGGTGGAGCCCGTCCACGCTCGCCGAGGTGAGCGACGCCGACGTGGACGCCTGCTTCGCGCCCGTCTCCCTTTGA
- a CDS encoding MnhB domain-containing protein: MNNAFIQSVSRMLLPPAFVVAVAVWLKGYAEAGDSFGAGVLAALAILLQYVASGRDAARQLPGVRYAPQVAGVGLLLLLGVTFVPLVFGHAPLSHVPGPGEKVLHLGVVEVYTAVLFDVGISLVVMGFVVTAIDGLLSQRSKTAPPGGGMASPGKER, translated from the coding sequence ATGAACAACGCCTTCATCCAATCCGTGTCGCGCATGCTGCTGCCCCCGGCGTTCGTGGTGGCGGTGGCCGTGTGGCTCAAGGGCTACGCGGAGGCGGGTGACAGCTTCGGCGCGGGCGTGCTCGCGGCGCTCGCCATCCTGCTGCAATACGTGGCGAGCGGCCGGGACGCGGCGCGCCAGCTGCCCGGCGTGCGCTACGCGCCCCAGGTGGCCGGGGTGGGGCTCTTGCTGCTGCTGGGGGTGACGTTCGTGCCGCTCGTGTTCGGCCACGCGCCCTTGAGCCACGTGCCCGGCCCGGGAGAGAAGGTCCTGCACCTGGGCGTGGTGGAGGTGTACACCGCCGTCCTCTTCGACGTGGGCATCTCCCTCGTGGTGATGGGGTTCGTCGTCACCGCCATCGATGGGTTGCTCTCTCAACGCTCCAAGACGGCCCCCCCCGGAGGGGGGATGGCGTCCCCCGGGAAGGAGCGCTAA
- a CDS encoding MFS transporter has translation MAATLTVRGVLALLGRNADYRRLFLATLVSMMGDWFAFVAISGFVTEATGSLGASAAVFAASVLPMSLLSPVAGVLADRVDRRRLMIAVDLLRVVPALGMLAALAWRLPALALGCVALLAALSAFFDPVSEASVPNVVDPEDLPLAQAALGSVWGSMLFVGAALGGLATLAFGREVSLLLNASTFLVSAGLLWGIRRPFQRADPDAAPSESPWRQLGEVWRTTRDSPPTRALLTTKVGVGLGNGIVGLLPAYAARAFATGDEGVGVLLAARGLGAMLGPLLGQRWVGGDERRLLLVCGGSMVTYGLAYLLLPWAPSLPVATLCVLLAHLGGGAQWVLSTYGLQLCTPDRLRGRVMGLDSCLATLCAGASALAASAAAEALGLHGASWAMAGVSLLYGLGWLWRTRGLWRGRADVLTASRPPEAG, from the coding sequence ATGGCCGCCACGCTCACCGTGCGCGGGGTGCTCGCGCTGCTCGGCCGCAACGCGGACTACCGCCGCCTCTTCCTCGCCACGCTCGTGTCCATGATGGGCGACTGGTTCGCCTTCGTGGCCATCAGCGGCTTCGTCACCGAGGCCACGGGCTCCCTGGGCGCCTCGGCGGCCGTGTTCGCCGCCAGCGTGCTGCCCATGAGCCTCTTGTCCCCCGTGGCCGGTGTGCTCGCCGACCGCGTGGACCGCCGCCGCCTGATGATCGCCGTGGACCTGCTGCGCGTCGTGCCCGCGCTCGGCATGCTCGCCGCGCTCGCGTGGAGGCTGCCGGCGCTCGCGCTCGGGTGCGTGGCGCTGCTCGCCGCGCTCTCGGCCTTCTTCGACCCCGTCTCCGAGGCCTCCGTCCCCAACGTCGTCGACCCCGAGGACCTGCCCCTGGCCCAGGCGGCGCTCGGCAGCGTCTGGGGCAGCATGCTCTTCGTGGGCGCGGCGCTCGGGGGGCTGGCCACGCTCGCGTTCGGCCGCGAGGTGAGCCTGCTGCTCAACGCCAGCACCTTCCTCGTCTCCGCGGGGCTCCTGTGGGGCATCCGCCGCCCCTTCCAGCGCGCGGACCCCGACGCCGCGCCCTCCGAGAGCCCCTGGCGGCAGTTGGGCGAGGTGTGGCGCACCACCCGGGACAGCCCGCCCACCCGCGCGCTGCTCACCACCAAGGTGGGGGTGGGGCTGGGTAACGGCATCGTGGGGCTCTTGCCCGCCTACGCCGCGCGCGCCTTCGCCACCGGGGACGAGGGCGTGGGCGTACTGCTCGCCGCGCGGGGGCTGGGCGCCATGCTGGGGCCCCTGCTCGGCCAGCGCTGGGTGGGCGGCGACGAGCGGCGGCTCCTGCTCGTGTGCGGGGGCTCCATGGTGACGTACGGGCTCGCCTACCTGCTGCTGCCCTGGGCGCCGTCCTTGCCCGTGGCCACGCTGTGCGTGCTGCTCGCGCACCTGGGCGGCGGCGCGCAGTGGGTGCTGTCCACCTACGGCCTGCAGTTGTGCACGCCGGACCGGCTGCGCGGGCGGGTGATGGGGCTCGACTCGTGCCTGGCCACGCTGTGCGCGGGGGCCTCGGCGCTCGCCGCCAGCGCCGCGGCCGAGGCCCTGGGCCTGCATGGTGCCTCGTGGGCCATGGCCGGCGTGTCCCTGCTCTACGGGCTCGGGTGGCTGTGGCGCACGCGCGGCCTGTGGCGCGGCCGCGCGGACGTGCTCACCGCCTCCCGGCCCCCGGAAGCCGGCTGA
- a CDS encoding DUF5131 family protein, protein MSSSSKIEWTDATWNPVRGCTKLSPGCKHCYAETFAERFRGVPGHPYEQGFDLKLIPEKLAEPLRWSSPKRVFVNSMSDLFHKDIPDAYIVSIAKVMQQARWHTFQVLTKRSERMRDLLQTQLRFVSDCAHIWWGVSVEDRKYGLPRIDHLRDAPARTRFLSVEPLLESLGTVHLEGIHWVIVGGESGAGARPMKPEWVTSLRDQCQQAGVPFFFKQWGGVRKSQTGRELEGRTHDELPTSASVPMPERSQRMRVIERLAIEQAAIV, encoded by the coding sequence ATGTCCTCTTCGTCGAAGATCGAATGGACCGACGCGACATGGAACCCGGTTCGGGGCTGCACCAAGCTCAGTCCCGGCTGTAAGCACTGTTACGCGGAGACGTTCGCGGAACGGTTTCGCGGTGTGCCAGGGCATCCTTACGAACAGGGCTTCGACCTCAAGCTGATTCCCGAGAAGCTGGCCGAGCCCCTGCGTTGGAGCTCGCCCAAACGCGTCTTCGTCAATTCCATGAGCGACCTGTTCCACAAGGACATTCCCGACGCGTACATCGTCTCGATCGCCAAGGTGATGCAGCAGGCCCGCTGGCACACGTTCCAGGTGCTGACCAAACGCTCCGAGCGAATGAGGGATCTGCTCCAAACCCAACTGCGCTTCGTCTCGGACTGCGCGCACATCTGGTGGGGGGTCAGCGTCGAGGACCGGAAGTACGGCCTTCCGCGGATCGATCACTTGCGCGACGCCCCCGCCCGAACCCGGTTCCTGTCCGTCGAGCCTCTCCTGGAGTCGCTCGGCACGGTCCACCTGGAGGGCATCCATTGGGTCATCGTCGGAGGGGAGAGCGGCGCGGGTGCTCGGCCCATGAAACCCGAATGGGTCACGTCGCTGAGAGACCAGTGCCAACAGGCTGGCGTCCCCTTCTTCTTCAAACAGTGGGGAGGCGTCCGCAAGAGTCAGACCGGACGCGAGTTGGAAGGACGGACCCACGACGAACTTCCCACGAGTGCGTCCGTCCCCATGCCCGAGCGGAGTCAGCGGATGCGCGTCATCGAGCGGCTCGCGATTGAACAGGCCGCCATCGTGTAG
- a CDS encoding helix-turn-helix domain-containing protein gives MAKALNLNDVRPPSEAECRDAAAAVRALAPLLKRARRKVASVALRAEGPGEPVSIPVPRSAVVLLVEILEQMARGNAVTLVPVHAELTTQEAAQLLNVSRPFLIGLLEQGRIAFHKTGTHRRIRFADLLAFKQAEERRQDVALNELAAEAQALDLGY, from the coding sequence ATGGCGAAAGCGCTGAACCTGAACGATGTGCGGCCGCCGAGCGAGGCCGAGTGTCGGGACGCCGCGGCGGCGGTCCGGGCGCTCGCGCCGCTCCTCAAGCGAGCCCGGCGCAAGGTGGCCTCGGTGGCGCTCCGCGCGGAGGGGCCGGGCGAGCCCGTGTCCATTCCAGTCCCCCGGAGCGCGGTCGTCCTGCTCGTGGAGATCCTGGAGCAGATGGCCCGGGGCAACGCGGTGACGCTCGTCCCCGTCCACGCCGAGCTGACGACCCAGGAGGCCGCCCAGCTGCTCAACGTCTCGCGGCCCTTCCTCATCGGTCTGCTGGAGCAGGGGCGGATCGCCTTCCACAAGACGGGCACCCACCGCCGCATCCGCTTCGCGGACCTGCTCGCCTTCAAGCAGGCGGAGGAGCGGCGTCAGGACGTGGCCCTGAATGAACTGGCGGCGGAAGCCCAGGCGCTCGATCTCGGCTATTAA
- the tcmP gene encoding three-Cys-motif partner protein TcmP, whose translation MNEGAPGDAHYEGREQTLVKHFILRKYLERFALIVGTKWKSITYVDGFSGPWNLKSENFEDSSFAIALEELRKARRVLERNGHELGIRCFFIEKNRQSHTLLKAYTDTIQHAHIETKNAPLEASIGDILSFIEKDRPKTFPFIFIDPKGWTGFSMTTIQPLLQSEPGEVLINFMTSHIKRFITSPLEQSHESFKQLFGSDGFREKLAGRAEQDREDAAVSFYMQCLKRAGKFRHVCCAIVLHPEFDKTHFHLIYATRNAKGVEVFKEVEKKAMQNMEEARATVQKRKQEKQSGQQSSFFQETPLRSSRHYDLLRERYLDKCQRQLKKWLSERSRVSYDDAWAFALMAPMVWESDLREWLDEWSEQGLLTVKNRPPRSRVLARNKGILLEWNGEKVS comes from the coding sequence ATGAACGAAGGCGCACCGGGGGACGCCCACTACGAAGGACGCGAGCAGACGCTCGTCAAACATTTCATCTTGAGGAAGTACCTTGAGCGATTTGCACTCATTGTAGGCACGAAGTGGAAAAGCATCACCTATGTGGACGGCTTCTCCGGTCCCTGGAACTTGAAGTCCGAAAACTTCGAGGACAGTTCATTCGCCATTGCGCTTGAAGAATTGCGCAAAGCGCGGAGGGTCCTCGAACGCAATGGCCATGAACTTGGCATTCGCTGTTTCTTTATCGAAAAGAATCGACAATCACACACCCTGCTCAAAGCGTATACAGACACAATCCAGCACGCCCACATCGAAACAAAGAACGCCCCGCTCGAAGCGTCTATTGGCGACATCCTCTCCTTCATAGAAAAGGATCGTCCCAAAACATTTCCCTTCATATTCATCGACCCCAAGGGATGGACTGGCTTCTCAATGACGACCATCCAACCCTTGCTCCAGTCAGAACCCGGTGAAGTGCTCATCAACTTCATGACTAGCCACATCAAGAGGTTCATCACGTCACCTCTTGAGCAGAGCCACGAGTCTTTCAAACAGCTTTTTGGCTCTGATGGGTTCCGAGAAAAGCTCGCGGGCAGGGCAGAACAAGACAGGGAGGACGCCGCCGTGTCCTTCTATATGCAATGCCTGAAGAGAGCAGGGAAATTCAGACATGTTTGCTGCGCCATCGTTCTACATCCCGAGTTCGACAAAACTCATTTTCACCTCATCTACGCGACGCGCAATGCAAAGGGCGTAGAGGTCTTCAAGGAAGTCGAAAAGAAGGCCATGCAAAACATGGAAGAAGCACGTGCCACGGTCCAAAAGAGAAAGCAGGAAAAGCAATCTGGACAGCAATCCAGTTTCTTCCAAGAAACTCCACTGCGCAGTTCAAGACATTATGACTTGCTGAGAGAACGCTACCTCGACAAGTGCCAAAGGCAGCTCAAAAAATGGCTCTCGGAGAGAAGTCGTGTCAGCTATGACGATGCGTGGGCATTCGCACTGATGGCACCCATGGTCTGGGAATCCGACCTCCGCGAATGGCTCGACGAGTGGTCCGAACAGGGACTGCTCACCGTCAAGAACCGCCCTCCGCGGTCGAGAGTTCTCGCGCGAAACAAAGGCATCCTGCTCGAGTGGAACGGAGAGAAGGTCAGCTAG
- a CDS encoding transglutaminase-like domain-containing protein yields MRDVRPRAVLGRLFDVSPVLAALALHAVAHGRWVVCAPVMVALAVVVARDARVRYSPARLIGAGVVGTAVGTAMLWVSVPPTGIFPASFFGPLCGALGGLSVFCALGRERGYAWTYACLLVSLSLRVRGMGEGLWVLGLVAVSVLAVGARESGLLRSGGWGLAGFGVFLLLLFGGSGLLVVTLWRAEGKLVELLYQFTRGAAPGVGVDFQSQVDLRTVERKPPGSERPLLVLSGGAPERLRTRVFDTFDGAHWTTSEALADTTLQPPSPPVAKARWLTMTVLSPVGQWLPTPGGTLAVEGSLARMYGGWVWMGKDLAGAPLALRGDAAERLPEEAPPGPALTALPESLRAELRPLALGLTAEAASPRAKAERLEAYFRDGYEYSLNVDLAGEGSALAVLVREKRAAYCTYFASAMAALLRSVDVPARMVGGFAPGEGNALLGAALVRERDAHAWVEVYLADEGRYVAFDPTPWRSRDEALGLVKEPSGRVGQVFEALGIVLRELGAGLYHQPLARLRAWAGSPGFWGLVIVGALWRWGRRWRARGPVARRKGLGTRDTRLVAVYARYLKTLERRARLVPHPTETDEELLGRLRVARGEAVAALAAAFLEDYREARYRGGAVDPTRMAAGVERLDAALREAVPGG; encoded by the coding sequence ATGAGGGACGTGCGTCCGCGCGCGGTGCTGGGCCGGCTGTTCGACGTGTCGCCCGTGCTGGCGGCACTCGCGCTGCACGCGGTGGCGCATGGCCGCTGGGTCGTGTGCGCGCCGGTGATGGTGGCGCTCGCGGTCGTGGTGGCCCGGGACGCGCGGGTGCGCTACTCGCCCGCGCGGTTGATTGGCGCGGGGGTGGTGGGCACCGCCGTGGGCACGGCCATGTTGTGGGTGAGCGTGCCGCCCACGGGGATCTTCCCGGCCTCCTTCTTCGGCCCCCTGTGTGGCGCGCTGGGCGGCCTGAGTGTCTTCTGTGCCCTGGGCCGCGAGCGCGGCTACGCGTGGACGTACGCGTGCCTGCTCGTGTCGCTGAGCCTGCGGGTGCGCGGCATGGGCGAGGGCCTGTGGGTGCTCGGGCTCGTGGCGGTGAGCGTGCTGGCGGTGGGGGCGCGCGAGAGTGGCCTCCTGCGCTCGGGCGGGTGGGGGCTCGCGGGCTTCGGGGTCTTCCTGCTGCTGCTCTTCGGGGGCTCGGGGCTGCTGGTCGTCACCCTGTGGCGGGCCGAGGGCAAGCTCGTGGAGCTGCTCTACCAGTTCACGCGGGGGGCGGCGCCGGGCGTGGGCGTGGACTTCCAGTCCCAGGTGGACCTGCGCACGGTGGAGCGCAAGCCGCCGGGCTCCGAGCGGCCCCTGCTGGTGCTCTCGGGGGGCGCGCCCGAGCGGCTGCGCACGCGGGTGTTCGACACCTTCGACGGCGCGCACTGGACGACATCCGAGGCGCTGGCGGACACGACGCTCCAGCCGCCCTCCCCGCCCGTTGCCAAGGCGCGCTGGCTGACGATGACGGTGCTCTCACCGGTGGGCCAGTGGCTGCCGACGCCCGGGGGCACGCTCGCGGTGGAGGGCTCGCTGGCGCGGATGTATGGCGGCTGGGTGTGGATGGGCAAGGACCTGGCGGGGGCGCCCCTGGCGCTGCGGGGCGACGCGGCGGAGCGGCTGCCCGAGGAGGCCCCGCCGGGGCCCGCGCTCACCGCGCTGCCCGAGTCCCTGCGCGCGGAGCTGCGGCCCCTGGCGCTCGGGCTCACGGCGGAGGCGGCGAGCCCGCGGGCGAAGGCCGAGCGGTTGGAGGCGTACTTCCGCGACGGCTACGAGTACTCGTTGAACGTGGACCTGGCGGGCGAGGGCAGCGCGCTGGCGGTGCTGGTGCGCGAGAAGCGCGCGGCGTACTGCACGTACTTCGCGAGCGCCATGGCGGCGCTGTTGCGCTCGGTGGACGTGCCCGCGCGGATGGTGGGGGGCTTCGCGCCGGGGGAGGGCAATGCGCTCCTGGGCGCCGCGCTGGTGCGCGAGCGGGACGCGCACGCCTGGGTGGAGGTGTACCTCGCGGACGAGGGCCGCTACGTGGCGTTCGATCCCACGCCCTGGCGCAGCCGGGACGAGGCGTTGGGGCTGGTGAAGGAGCCGTCGGGGCGGGTGGGGCAGGTGTTCGAGGCCCTGGGCATCGTCCTGCGGGAGTTGGGAGCGGGGCTGTACCACCAGCCGCTCGCGCGGCTGCGGGCGTGGGCGGGCTCACCGGGGTTCTGGGGGCTCGTCATCGTGGGGGCGCTGTGGCGCTGGGGCCGGCGGTGGCGGGCGCGGGGGCCGGTGGCACGGCGCAAGGGCCTGGGGACGCGGGACACACGGCTCGTGGCGGTGTACGCGCGCTATTTGAAGACGCTGGAGCGGCGGGCGCGCCTGGTGCCGCACCCGACGGAGACGGACGAGGAGCTGCTCGGGCGGCTCAGGGTGGCGCGGGGCGAGGCGGTGGCGGCGCTCGCCGCGGCCTTCCTGGAGGACTACCGCGAGGCGCGCTACCGGGGTGGGGCCGTGGATCCGACGCGCATGGCGGCCGGGGTGGAGCGCCTGGACGCGGCGCTGCGCGAGGCCGTGCCCGGGGGCTAG
- a CDS encoding AAA family ATPase, producing MSSPSLSRTAPAAAERALMSRLADHLERVIRGKREAVELVICAVAAGGHVLLEDVPGTGKTTLAKVLASGIGGAFKRVQFTPDLLPTDIIGSSIFLPQEGQFRFRPGPLFANVLIADEINRASPRTQSALLEALSEGQVTVDGETHLLAPPFLCLATQNPVEFHGTYPLPEASLDRFAVQLSLGYLPEDEERTLLMTRSGPPPLEALRPVCSLEEVARLQERVQAVRLEESVADYLLRLVQATRGHPSLRLGVSTRGALLYGRMGRARALMQGRDYVLPEDLKALAVPVLAHRLVLDTRARYAGSDKRVLMQELLGAVPVPR from the coding sequence ATGTCCTCTCCGTCCCTGTCCCGCACCGCTCCCGCCGCCGCCGAGCGCGCGTTGATGTCCCGGCTGGCCGATCACCTGGAGCGCGTCATCCGGGGCAAGCGCGAGGCGGTGGAGCTGGTCATCTGCGCGGTGGCGGCCGGCGGCCACGTGCTCCTGGAGGACGTGCCGGGCACGGGCAAGACGACGCTCGCCAAGGTGCTGGCCTCGGGCATCGGCGGGGCCTTCAAGCGGGTGCAGTTCACCCCGGACCTGCTGCCCACGGACATCATCGGCTCGTCCATCTTCCTGCCCCAGGAGGGACAGTTCCGCTTCCGCCCCGGGCCCCTGTTCGCCAACGTGCTCATCGCGGATGAGATCAACCGGGCCTCGCCGCGCACGCAGTCCGCGCTCCTGGAGGCGCTCAGCGAGGGCCAGGTGACGGTGGACGGCGAGACGCACTTGCTCGCGCCCCCGTTCCTGTGCCTGGCCACGCAGAACCCGGTGGAGTTCCACGGCACCTACCCGCTGCCCGAGGCCTCGCTGGACCGCTTCGCCGTGCAGCTGTCGCTCGGCTACCTGCCCGAGGACGAGGAGCGCACGCTCTTGATGACGCGCTCGGGGCCGCCGCCGCTCGAGGCCCTGCGGCCGGTGTGCTCGCTGGAGGAGGTGGCGCGCCTGCAGGAGCGGGTGCAGGCGGTGCGGCTGGAGGAGTCGGTGGCGGACTACCTCTTGCGGCTGGTGCAGGCCACGCGCGGGCACCCGAGCCTGCGGCTGGGCGTGTCCACGCGCGGGGCGCTGCTGTACGGGCGCATGGGGCGGGCGCGGGCGCTGATGCAGGGGCGCGACTACGTGCTGCCCGAGGACTTGAAGGCGCTCGCGGTGCCGGTGCTGGCCCACCGCCTGGTGCTCGACACCCGGGCGCGCTACGCGGGCTCGGACAAGCGGGTGCTGATGCAGGAGCTGCTCGGCGCGGTGCCGGTGCCCCGCTAG
- a CDS encoding PIN domain-containing protein → MPFIVLYDACVLYPAPQRDLLVRLGRTGLCQVKWTRTLLDECFHAIRRQRSDLTEERLGRSRSALERAVLDVEVTGYEPLIEGLHGLPDPADRHVVAAAVRCGAQVIVTSNLKDFPRGLLVPLGLEAQTPDNFVLDLIGLRADVVLRVVQAQAAALQHPPKSPTEVLDALHRNGLVRAAARLRGLLNP, encoded by the coding sequence TTGCCATTCATCGTGCTGTACGACGCGTGTGTCCTCTACCCCGCGCCCCAGAGGGACTTGCTCGTCCGGTTGGGACGGACGGGGCTGTGCCAGGTGAAGTGGACCCGGACCCTCCTGGACGAGTGTTTCCATGCCATCCGACGGCAGCGGTCCGATCTGACGGAAGAGCGGCTCGGGCGCAGTCGGAGCGCCCTGGAGCGGGCCGTGTTGGACGTCGAGGTGACGGGCTACGAGCCCCTCATCGAGGGCCTCCATGGCCTGCCGGACCCAGCGGACCGGCACGTGGTGGCCGCCGCCGTGCGCTGTGGGGCCCAGGTCATCGTCACGAGCAACCTCAAGGACTTCCCCCGAGGGCTGCTCGTCCCCCTGGGCCTGGAGGCCCAGACCCCGGACAACTTCGTGCTCGATCTCATCGGCCTGCGCGCGGACGTCGTGCTCCGGGTGGTCCAGGCCCAGGCGGCGGCCCTGCAGCATCCCCCGAAGAGCCCGACCGAGGTGCTGGACGCCTTGCATCGCAATGGACTGGTCCGCGCGGCCGCCCGGCTCCGAGGACTGCTCAATCCCTAG
- a CDS encoding DUF58 domain-containing protein gives MAQRRWSFFMPAEEHGFIRALSDRYHGWFTPVGRVVLWAALATGFLLLGGLVTQLVLFFSFAFCALGLGLLVGLPFRPRVTLTRLLPPPVSAGDTLSYRVRVHNPGRWPVRHLLVEERALPAELRRVEEPPLIDVLAPGASTEVTLRLQCTTRGVYVLGALQVASVFPSGLVKGTRRSGAKDRVLVYPRFTPLESLDVPHGRNHQPGGIAVASRVGDSTEFSGTRDWHEGDRPRDIHWPSFARTGRLVVKEYQEEFFVRLALVLDVQSRSRREDVVLERALSLAAGLADVLARQEYLLDVFAAGPRVFQFQAGRALAHVEHVLEILAALESGERLDVDALEAVLLPEASRLSAVLFVVTRWEPERAAMVARLEARGVAVRVFVVHEEGPPEELAPEARRAA, from the coding sequence ATGGCGCAGCGCCGCTGGTCGTTCTTCATGCCCGCCGAGGAGCACGGCTTCATCCGGGCGCTCTCGGATCGCTACCACGGGTGGTTCACCCCCGTGGGGCGCGTGGTGCTCTGGGCCGCGCTCGCCACGGGCTTCCTGCTCCTGGGCGGGCTCGTCACCCAGCTCGTGCTCTTCTTCTCCTTCGCCTTCTGCGCGCTCGGGCTCGGGCTGCTCGTGGGGCTGCCCTTCCGGCCCCGGGTGACGCTCACCCGGCTGTTGCCCCCGCCCGTGTCCGCCGGAGACACGCTGAGCTACCGCGTGCGCGTGCACAACCCCGGCCGCTGGCCCGTGCGCCACCTGCTCGTCGAGGAGCGCGCCCTGCCCGCCGAGCTGCGCCGGGTGGAGGAGCCCCCCCTCATCGACGTGCTCGCGCCGGGCGCCTCCACCGAGGTGACGCTGCGCCTGCAGTGCACCACCCGGGGCGTCTACGTGCTCGGCGCCCTGCAGGTGGCGAGCGTGTTTCCCTCGGGCCTGGTCAAGGGCACGCGGCGCTCGGGCGCGAAGGATCGGGTGCTCGTCTACCCGCGCTTCACGCCCCTGGAGTCGCTCGACGTGCCCCACGGGCGCAACCACCAGCCCGGCGGCATCGCGGTGGCCAGCCGCGTGGGCGACTCCACCGAGTTCTCCGGCACGCGCGACTGGCACGAGGGAGACCGGCCCCGGGACATCCACTGGCCCTCGTTCGCGCGCACCGGCCGCCTGGTGGTCAAGGAGTACCAGGAGGAGTTCTTCGTGCGGCTGGCCCTGGTGCTGGACGTGCAGTCGCGCTCGCGGCGCGAGGACGTGGTGCTGGAGCGGGCGCTGTCGCTGGCGGCCGGGCTGGCGGACGTGCTCGCGCGCCAGGAGTACCTCCTGGACGTCTTCGCCGCGGGCCCGCGGGTGTTCCAGTTCCAGGCCGGAAGGGCGCTCGCGCACGTGGAGCACGTCTTGGAAATCCTCGCGGCGCTCGAGTCCGGGGAACGGCTGGACGTGGACGCGCTGGAGGCGGTGCTCCTGCCCGAGGCGAGCCGGCTGTCGGCGGTGCTCTTCGTGGTGACGCGCTGGGAGCCCGAGCGCGCGGCGATGGTGGCGCGACTGGAGGCGCGGGGCGTGGCGGTGCGGGTGTTCGTGGTGCACGAGGAGGGGCCGCCCGAGGAGCTGGCCCCCGAGGCCCGGAGGGCGGCATGA